One region of Bacillus zhangzhouensis genomic DNA includes:
- the esaA gene encoding type VII secretion protein EsaA, whose product MTEQQKSSIKIVSTMILILVLPVLFFHLIGDDPAKQKKNATRNIAVVNEDMGASESENTARFGQDVVAALSERPDYTWTVVNRSAAENGLKNRKYDAVLYIPSDFSKNVLSYDKDHPEKASIQFSIQDQLNAVNKEKVQRELENAQKKMNEQMSTLYWSFVSQEIGNVREEFEHIVDKEVEFQNTMYNFYKPNSNKLSDAVQQQKKQIVELKNAMTDSQKQYKDGLSTTEEAKNQLKDFVKAVDQYQQYQDKQKDLLIKAQSASQKQIQQGLKQLADIQNQNARSFSDQMGGLKTDINGVQSQLKTTDSAIQSVQKSREDAIPKQSTGLKELLQESQKELISNYEKLYLEDYRNKISALLTKLNAKRDQLLAETEPSGDSSNDEPSDRDNEKSEEIGINLDEETNELSKISTKMNDLADQLADQEAPPTIEGEKDRDNDENPAQPDTGSTNSSKDDLKTLSTRLDEVKKKIQEKAAAHNDELKDKVRQLSKELKNLSEKIDELDDRYNVIPNEIKNQESSILSKVKELKRINSPIGVAFGDKLFEEKFDTKSTDTKKLMEYSNQLSQLEMMIANVYQLSNNSSLLDGKEEKIQSILSIKKEETENWDSLKNQMLTSNDDVSTFIDEMQKFSDGYAEYITTQQASMEQELQTIYESADNVAEQMADQGDAVYTAELAGSSIVVSAQDSIGQEVLRLSENMSSLTDRQKRVADYTNNIEESVTTVQEKADTLNENWSKNVVATKLVQQDLKGILGNTLSDQGNSNYVYNHLANPLKISGDVPEEKTQTVPPVVILVIVMISSLLIGFFSSYYASAPMLVKGALFGILNLLVGLMISLFGLNIYKLTDDQAIQWSIFTILLLVACSAFIRTAFLFGSIAGWMAATALIFFFVAPLIDLVMPNFHFTNPVTDVYLSIQYGNGDTFGMGVTGLVILTVLFMVVPLVEKLWKDKTEDRDVTHEA is encoded by the coding sequence ATGACAGAGCAGCAAAAAAGCTCCATCAAAATCGTATCTACCATGATATTAATTCTTGTGTTGCCGGTTTTATTTTTCCACCTGATTGGAGATGACCCGGCAAAACAGAAGAAGAATGCCACACGTAACATTGCTGTGGTCAATGAGGATATGGGGGCGAGCGAAAGTGAAAACACGGCTCGTTTCGGACAGGATGTTGTGGCAGCATTGTCAGAGCGTCCTGATTATACATGGACAGTAGTAAACCGTAGTGCGGCGGAAAATGGATTGAAAAACAGAAAGTATGATGCTGTCCTCTATATTCCGTCTGATTTCTCTAAAAATGTGCTGAGCTATGATAAAGACCATCCTGAAAAGGCATCCATTCAATTTTCGATTCAGGATCAGCTCAATGCAGTCAATAAAGAGAAAGTGCAGAGAGAATTAGAAAATGCGCAAAAGAAAATGAATGAACAGATGTCGACGCTATACTGGAGTTTTGTATCACAGGAAATTGGCAATGTGAGAGAAGAGTTTGAGCATATTGTCGACAAAGAAGTCGAATTCCAAAACACGATGTACAATTTCTATAAGCCGAACTCGAACAAACTATCAGATGCCGTACAGCAGCAGAAGAAACAAATAGTAGAATTAAAAAATGCAATGACCGATTCACAGAAACAATATAAAGATGGCTTGAGTACAACAGAAGAAGCAAAGAACCAGTTAAAGGACTTTGTGAAAGCAGTTGATCAATACCAGCAGTATCAAGACAAACAAAAGGATCTCTTGATCAAAGCGCAATCAGCAAGCCAAAAGCAAATCCAGCAAGGGCTCAAACAGCTCGCTGATATTCAAAACCAAAATGCCCGTAGCTTTAGTGATCAAATGGGAGGACTCAAAACAGACATCAACGGAGTGCAAAGTCAGCTGAAAACAACTGACAGTGCCATCCAATCTGTTCAAAAGTCGAGAGAAGACGCTATTCCTAAGCAATCAACGGGATTAAAGGAACTTCTTCAAGAGTCTCAGAAAGAACTGATTAGTAATTATGAAAAGCTCTACTTAGAAGATTATCGAAATAAGATATCAGCCTTGCTGACGAAGCTAAACGCAAAAAGGGATCAGCTATTAGCTGAAACTGAACCATCAGGTGACTCCAGTAATGACGAGCCATCAGATCGAGATAATGAAAAATCTGAAGAGATTGGAATTAACCTAGATGAAGAAACAAATGAGCTCTCGAAAATTTCAACAAAAATGAATGATCTCGCAGATCAATTAGCAGATCAAGAGGCCCCGCCTACTATTGAAGGTGAAAAAGATAGGGACAACGATGAAAATCCTGCTCAGCCAGATACCGGCAGCACGAATTCATCGAAGGACGACCTTAAAACACTCTCGACTCGTTTAGATGAAGTGAAAAAGAAGATTCAAGAAAAAGCGGCCGCTCATAATGACGAATTGAAAGATAAAGTGAGGCAATTGAGTAAAGAGCTTAAGAATCTTTCTGAGAAGATAGATGAACTTGACGATCGATATAATGTGATTCCGAATGAAATCAAAAATCAGGAATCCTCTATTTTAAGCAAAGTGAAAGAACTGAAGCGCATAAACTCACCTATTGGTGTAGCCTTTGGTGATAAACTATTTGAGGAAAAGTTTGATACAAAATCAACAGACACTAAAAAATTAATGGAGTATTCCAATCAACTATCCCAGCTAGAGATGATGATTGCTAATGTCTATCAACTATCTAATAACTCTTCTCTACTAGACGGAAAAGAAGAGAAAATCCAATCCATCCTCTCCATCAAAAAAGAAGAAACAGAAAACTGGGATTCGCTCAAAAACCAGATGCTGACATCAAATGATGATGTGTCTACTTTTATTGATGAGATGCAGAAGTTTTCAGATGGTTATGCGGAGTACATTACGACTCAGCAGGCTAGCATGGAACAGGAGTTACAGACAATCTATGAAAGTGCGGACAATGTAGCTGAGCAAATGGCTGATCAAGGGGATGCGGTGTATACGGCAGAACTTGCAGGCAGTTCAATTGTTGTCAGTGCACAGGATTCAATCGGCCAGGAAGTGCTTCGTCTCTCTGAAAATATGAGTTCGTTGACCGACCGCCAAAAAAGGGTGGCGGATTATACGAATAACATTGAAGAGAGTGTCACAACGGTTCAAGAAAAAGCAGATACACTGAATGAAAACTGGAGCAAGAATGTCGTTGCTACAAAACTTGTTCAGCAAGATTTAAAGGGGATTTTAGGAAATACATTAAGCGATCAAGGCAACAGCAACTATGTGTATAATCATTTAGCCAATCCACTGAAAATCAGCGGCGATGTGCCGGAGGAAAAAACGCAGACTGTACCGCCGGTAGTCATTTTGGTCATTGTGATGATCAGCAGTTTGTTAATTGGCTTTTTCAGCTCGTACTATGCGTCAGCTCCGATGCTGGTCAAAGGTGCACTGTTTGGTATCTTAAATCTATTAGTCGGGCTCATGATCAGCTTGTTTGGACTGAACATCTACAAACTTACAGATGATCAAGCCATTCAATGGTCGATCTTCACCATTTTGTTACTAGTGGCGTGTTCTGCCTTTATTCGCACAGCTTTCCTATTCGGTTCCATTGCCGGATGGATGGCAGCAACGGCACTTATTTTCTTCTTTGTTGCACCGTTAATTGATTTGGTGATGCCGAATTTCCACTTTACCAATCCAGTGACAGACGTGTACCTGTCGATCCAATATGGAAATGGAGACACCTTTGGAATGGGCGTCACAGGGTTAGTGATTTTAACTGTCCTTTTCATGGTCGTACCGCTTGTGGAAAAGCTTTGGAAAGATAAAACAGAGGATCGTGATGTGACCCATGAAGCTTAA